In the genome of Coraliomargarita algicola, one region contains:
- the coaE gene encoding dephospho-CoA kinase (Dephospho-CoA kinase (CoaE) performs the final step in coenzyme A biosynthesis.), giving the protein MKVGLTGGIGCGKSTVVGLFREAGWRTIESDAVVRELLATDAEVQTQLRARWGDAVFSEGAVDRRAVAARVFGDEEALKWLEALLHPLVRAHWQTAIEQAPEACWLVEIPLLFEKRLETLFDLTVCVASPPDVVKDRMVARGYTGAEIAQRRERQMPLEEKMQRADHLISNAGSLEFLKRQTTRLIEQIATA; this is encoded by the coding sequence ATGAAAGTCGGCCTAACAGGAGGGATTGGTTGTGGCAAATCGACTGTAGTGGGGCTTTTCCGCGAGGCGGGCTGGCGTACCATTGAGTCGGACGCCGTTGTGCGTGAGTTGTTGGCAACAGATGCGGAAGTGCAGACGCAGTTACGTGCGCGCTGGGGAGATGCGGTCTTTTCGGAGGGCGCGGTGGATCGTCGGGCAGTGGCCGCCAGGGTTTTTGGTGATGAGGAAGCGCTCAAATGGTTGGAGGCGCTGCTGCATCCCTTGGTTCGAGCCCATTGGCAAACGGCTATAGAGCAGGCGCCTGAGGCATGCTGGTTGGTGGAGATTCCATTGCTATTTGAAAAAAGGCTTGAAACCCTCTTTGATTTAACTGTCTGTGTTGCAAGCCCTCCTGATGTGGTCAAAGACCGAATGGTTGCCAGAGGTTACACAGGGGCGGAGATCGCGCAGCGCCGTGAGCGGCAAATGCCTCTTGAGGAAAAAATGCAACGCGCGGATCATCTTATCTCCAACGCTGGAAGCCTTGAATTTTTGAAACGACAAACCACGAGATTAATAGAGCAGATCGCCACAGCTTAA
- a CDS encoding 4'-phosphopantetheinyl transferase family protein, protein MSNELTLIQLRRALADIAPSACAFELALVGDHLEALSEAERLWVNDWGVHRQCEFSTGRRCARDVLSALEVDTGDLLPDADGIPQWPEGVVGCISHSRGLAMAIASRGGAPFVLGLDLEKTNRLSEAAMKKVVHPMEESFVSGDQVRASVLFSLKEAFYKAQFPHWRIRGNFQDMGLEVDLASGVAKVSQLDVRFAPELRQLRFSFRLVDDYVVSLCWS, encoded by the coding sequence ATGTCGAATGAACTCACTTTAATTCAGCTGCGCAGGGCACTGGCTGACATTGCGCCATCTGCTTGCGCTTTTGAGCTGGCACTCGTGGGCGATCATTTGGAGGCACTTTCGGAGGCTGAACGGCTGTGGGTGAACGACTGGGGGGTGCATCGGCAGTGTGAGTTTTCGACGGGGCGCCGTTGTGCGCGAGATGTGCTGTCGGCACTCGAGGTGGACACGGGCGATTTATTGCCGGATGCCGACGGTATTCCGCAATGGCCCGAGGGGGTGGTTGGCTGTATTTCGCACAGTCGGGGGCTTGCGATGGCGATCGCGTCGCGAGGGGGCGCTCCGTTTGTTCTGGGGTTGGACCTTGAAAAGACGAATCGACTGAGTGAGGCCGCCATGAAGAAAGTGGTGCATCCGATGGAGGAGAGTTTTGTGAGCGGTGATCAGGTCAGGGCGAGCGTCCTGTTTAGTTTGAAGGAAGCTTTTTATAAGGCGCAGTTCCCGCATTGGCGCATCCGTGGGAATTTTCAGGATATGGGGCTGGAGGTCGATCTCGCGTCAGGTGTGGCTAAGGTCTCGCAGCTAGATGTACGCTTTGCTCCGGAGTTGAGGCAGCTGCGGTTTAGTTTTCGCTTGGTCGATGACTATGTGGTCAGTCTGTGTTGGAGTTAG
- a CDS encoding PPK2 family polyphosphate kinase, with the protein MKLSDFDAYRITKTQNHEISKVSSDPWNDLPSSKSEAKKELSALHLRLSELQQRFFVDRRKKLLFVLQGMDTSGKNGTIRHVFRGVNPQGVHVASFEKPSSRELAHDYLWRVHKRAPAKGEIMIFDRSHYEDVLAVRVNKLKPESVWRKRYRHINDFEQLLADEDTVILKFFLHIDRDTQKQRLQERLDTPAKNWKFDQSDLVARSRWGEYVAAYEEVFAKTSTPHAPWFIIPANKKWARNLLVARIVVSCLEDMRLSYPQVDYDPSKIIID; encoded by the coding sequence ATGAAACTTAGCGACTTCGACGCCTACCGCATCACCAAAACTCAAAACCATGAGATATCAAAAGTGTCTTCAGATCCATGGAACGATCTGCCCAGCAGCAAGAGCGAAGCTAAAAAAGAGCTAAGCGCCCTGCACTTACGCCTGTCTGAGCTACAGCAACGCTTCTTCGTCGATCGCCGCAAAAAACTGCTCTTCGTGCTCCAGGGAATGGATACCAGTGGCAAGAACGGCACCATTCGTCACGTATTTCGCGGCGTCAATCCGCAGGGCGTCCACGTCGCTAGCTTTGAAAAGCCCTCCTCTCGGGAGCTCGCACACGACTATCTATGGCGCGTGCACAAGCGCGCACCCGCAAAAGGCGAAATTATGATTTTCGACCGTAGCCACTACGAAGACGTATTGGCCGTGCGCGTCAACAAACTCAAGCCCGAGAGTGTCTGGAGAAAGCGCTACCGCCATATCAACGACTTCGAACAACTACTCGCAGACGAAGATACCGTCATTCTCAAATTCTTTCTCCATATCGATCGCGACACCCAAAAGCAACGCCTGCAAGAGCGCCTCGACACTCCAGCCAAAAACTGGAAATTCGACCAATCCGATCTCGTGGCTCGCAGCAGATGGGGGGAATACGTCGCCGCCTACGAAGAAGTCTTTGCCAAGACCAGCACCCCGCACGCGCCCTGGTTTATCATACCAGCCAACAAAAAATGGGCGCGCAACCTACTCGTGGCACGCATCGTTGTGAGCTGCTTGGAGGATATGCGACTGAGCTATCCACAAGTCGATTACGACCCCTCCAAGATCATTATCGACTAG
- a CDS encoding YifB family Mg chelatase-like AAA ATPase, translating to MLGITQSAALVGVDAHPVQVEVNTGEAGDPRFILVGLPDTAVKESQDRVLSAMANSGFRTPATRTTINLAPGGLRKEGPAYDLPIALAILASMKKCEDAELENFLIAGELSLSGKTRPVKGTLAMAMLAKRLGKRGLIVPAESADEAALVDGVAIYPVGSLDEAVRFLNHEHIIKPLPTNQSSFFQTPPESQRIDFSEVKGQHAVRRAVEIAVSGGHNLLMIGSPGSGKSMIAKRIPTIMPQPQIDEFLEILSIQSAAGTTLSSENRYFQRPFRSPHHTISDVGLLGGGSIPGPGEISLAHNGVLFLDELPEFKRSALEVLRQPLEDGKVTISRSAGKITLPCSVMLVAAMNPCPCGYTGDSSRECRCSVPQIQRYRSKISGPLLDRIDLHIEAPSLRIEELRNTKPGESSAVMRARCEAARSIQNQRFKETQLASDRCNARMSHSQIRKHCTINKEQGDLLQQAMEQLSLSARAYDRILKVARTIADLAGSEHIETAHLLEAIQYRSLDRNLFY from the coding sequence ATGTTAGGAATCACACAGTCAGCAGCGCTCGTAGGTGTCGACGCACACCCCGTCCAAGTCGAAGTCAACACAGGCGAAGCCGGCGACCCTCGATTCATTTTGGTCGGATTACCCGACACCGCGGTCAAAGAATCGCAGGACCGCGTCCTATCCGCGATGGCGAACAGCGGTTTCCGCACCCCGGCCACGCGCACCACCATCAACCTAGCTCCGGGAGGGCTACGCAAAGAAGGGCCCGCCTACGATCTGCCAATCGCTCTCGCAATCCTCGCCTCCATGAAAAAGTGCGAAGACGCGGAACTGGAAAATTTCCTCATCGCCGGCGAGCTCAGCCTCTCCGGTAAGACCCGCCCCGTCAAAGGCACCCTGGCCATGGCCATGCTGGCCAAGCGCCTCGGCAAGCGCGGATTGATCGTGCCCGCCGAATCGGCGGACGAAGCCGCCCTGGTCGACGGCGTCGCCATCTATCCCGTCGGCAGCCTCGACGAAGCGGTGCGCTTCCTCAACCACGAGCACATTATCAAGCCCCTACCGACGAACCAAAGCAGCTTCTTTCAAACACCCCCCGAAAGCCAACGTATCGACTTTTCCGAGGTCAAAGGGCAGCATGCAGTGCGCCGCGCAGTCGAGATCGCCGTCAGCGGAGGGCATAATCTGCTCATGATCGGCAGCCCGGGCTCCGGCAAAAGCATGATTGCCAAGCGCATCCCCACCATCATGCCACAGCCTCAGATCGATGAATTTCTTGAGATCCTCAGCATTCAGTCCGCTGCCGGCACCACACTCTCCAGTGAAAATCGCTACTTTCAACGCCCCTTCCGCTCACCGCACCACACCATCAGCGACGTCGGCCTACTCGGAGGCGGCTCAATCCCCGGCCCCGGCGAAATCTCACTGGCCCACAACGGCGTGCTTTTCCTCGACGAATTGCCCGAATTTAAACGCTCCGCACTGGAAGTACTCCGTCAGCCACTCGAAGACGGCAAAGTCACGATTTCACGCAGCGCAGGCAAAATTACCCTCCCCTGCTCCGTAATGTTAGTCGCAGCGATGAACCCATGCCCATGTGGTTACACCGGCGATAGCTCTCGCGAGTGTCGCTGCAGCGTGCCCCAAATCCAACGCTATCGCTCCAAGATCAGCGGCCCACTACTCGACCGCATAGATCTCCACATCGAGGCCCCCTCTCTACGCATCGAAGAGCTGCGCAACACGAAGCCCGGCGAAAGCTCCGCCGTCATGCGAGCCCGCTGCGAAGCCGCACGCAGCATACAAAATCAACGATTTAAAGAGACCCAACTCGCCTCCGACCGCTGCAATGCCCGCATGTCGCACTCACAAATCCGCAAACATTGCACCATCAACAAAGAGCAAGGCGACTTATTGCAACAAGCCATGGAACAACTCAGCCTCTCCGCGCGTGCCTATGATCGCATCCTCAAAGTCGCCCGTACCATTGCCGATTTAGCCGGCAGTGAACACATCGAAACCGCCCACCTACTCGAGGCAATTCAGTATCGCAGCTTAGACCGCAATTTGTTTTATTAA
- the dgt gene encoding dGTP triphosphohydrolase → MQNKFYSSFDLERFPETASPEGDYRSAFQIERDRIIFSYPFRRLQSKTQVFQSGEYDFYRTRLTHSIEVAKVGRSICEYLLARSDLLNEQFHIDADLTEAICLAHDLGHPPFGHIGERKLNQLMSAHGGFEGNAQTLRILTELIYERPGRTKGIAPTRAFLDGVMKYKATQSDWIQQTGQAPAHHFIYDEQAQWRDAIFDGQTPPDALNSPQALNQFKSIECQIMDWADDTAYSLHDIVDGIHARYISVGSLTEWAGKQTLDATQSQLVETLCQKIKSNGYEPYFGSRVGTFVHACTLRPRAGFLSERTHRHAFDLVIDPAVKAESALYKSIALDLIFKSTQLQQIEFKGGYILDQLFTALCEHCAHPESKGLNLLPASVQALLEHENDAAGRYRRLCDYTAGLTDGLAVRTYKRLFDADFGSIAEIQ, encoded by the coding sequence ATGCAGAATAAATTCTATTCCTCCTTTGATCTAGAACGCTTCCCTGAGACAGCTTCTCCCGAAGGCGACTATCGCAGCGCTTTCCAAATCGAGCGTGATCGAATCATTTTCTCCTACCCGTTCCGTCGACTACAGTCCAAGACACAAGTGTTCCAATCCGGCGAATACGATTTTTACCGCACGCGCCTGACTCACTCAATCGAGGTCGCCAAAGTGGGGCGCTCCATCTGCGAGTATCTACTCGCCCGCTCGGACCTACTCAACGAACAGTTCCACATCGACGCCGACCTAACGGAAGCCATCTGCCTCGCACACGACCTCGGGCACCCGCCTTTTGGACACATTGGCGAGCGCAAGCTGAACCAACTCATGTCCGCCCACGGCGGCTTCGAAGGCAATGCACAGACACTGCGCATCTTAACCGAACTCATCTACGAACGCCCGGGACGCACAAAAGGCATCGCCCCGACACGCGCGTTTCTGGATGGAGTCATGAAATATAAAGCCACTCAAAGTGACTGGATCCAACAAACGGGCCAAGCACCCGCGCACCACTTCATCTACGATGAGCAAGCCCAGTGGCGCGATGCGATCTTCGATGGACAAACGCCCCCCGACGCGCTCAACTCGCCCCAAGCACTCAATCAATTTAAAAGCATCGAATGCCAAATCATGGACTGGGCTGATGACACCGCCTACTCCTTGCACGATATCGTAGACGGCATTCACGCCCGTTACATCAGTGTCGGCAGCCTAACTGAATGGGCCGGAAAACAAACACTCGACGCCACTCAATCGCAGCTGGTGGAAACGCTTTGCCAAAAAATAAAAAGCAACGGCTACGAACCTTACTTTGGCAGTCGCGTCGGCACCTTTGTGCATGCCTGCACACTGCGTCCGCGCGCAGGCTTCCTCAGCGAGCGCACCCATCGGCATGCCTTCGACCTAGTGATCGATCCTGCCGTCAAAGCCGAAAGCGCACTCTATAAATCGATCGCGCTCGACCTCATATTTAAATCCACTCAGCTACAACAGATCGAATTCAAAGGTGGTTATATATTGGATCAACTATTCACAGCACTCTGTGAACATTGTGCACATCCCGAAAGCAAAGGCCTGAATCTACTACCAGCTTCCGTGCAAGCGCTGCTAGAACACGAAAACGATGCCGCCGGACGCTACCGCCGCCTCTGCGACTATACGGCGGGGCTCACCGACGGTCTCGCAGTTCGCACCTACAAGCGACTCTTCGACGCCGACTTCGGCTCTATTGCAGAAATACAATAA
- the rplU gene encoding 50S ribosomal protein L21, which produces MKATIKTQGRQFTVTEGDVLKVNSFPGTEAGDSVDINEVLMIGEGADARFGAPLIEGASVKVTILENKKDKKVVVFKKKRRQGYKKRRGHRQHLSVIKVESING; this is translated from the coding sequence ATGAAAGCCACTATCAAAACACAAGGTCGCCAATTCACCGTAACAGAAGGCGATGTCCTCAAAGTAAACTCCTTCCCAGGAACGGAAGCAGGCGACTCTGTTGACATCAACGAAGTCCTCATGATCGGTGAAGGTGCAGACGCACGCTTCGGCGCTCCTCTTATCGAAGGAGCATCCGTCAAGGTAACCATTCTCGAAAACAAAAAGGACAAGAAGGTCGTCGTCTTCAAAAAGAAGCGTCGCCAAGGCTACAAAAAGCGCCGCGGTCACCGTCAGCACCTTTCTGTTATCAAAGTCGAATCCATCAACGGATAA
- a CDS encoding carbohydrate kinase family protein, which produces MEYKTQTLEELQEKSPLAHSKKALVGIDGFVDVIVHPVDQRSGPGDQFKAIPTITDFANRIGSAAGKSANIEMAPIVEKLGGNGPIMANAQSAHGLDVRYLGALGRDAIHHVFHEFAEKTHAISIADPGVTHAAEFNDGKIMFGTMASLDEITYERLCELPGEAQLIQVFNESDLIAMVNWTMIPFLTDVFNSFLEKVLPACSQDKARTFFFDLADPEKRSEADLLEVLSVFSKFEAFGKVILGLNLREAEQVDALLGFSPLPNTPENLQTMAARIREKLKLDTVVIHPVADAACATAEGTAYAAGPYCEKPKITTGAGDHFNSGFVTARLIGLSPEAALTVAVATSGFYVRTAVSPSLDDLAEFIATW; this is translated from the coding sequence ATGGAATACAAGACCCAAACTCTTGAGGAGCTCCAAGAAAAGAGCCCGCTCGCACATTCAAAAAAAGCGCTCGTTGGCATCGACGGCTTTGTCGACGTCATCGTGCATCCCGTCGATCAACGTTCCGGCCCCGGCGATCAGTTTAAAGCCATCCCCACCATCACCGACTTTGCCAATCGTATCGGCTCCGCAGCGGGTAAAAGTGCCAATATCGAAATGGCGCCCATCGTGGAAAAACTCGGCGGCAACGGCCCCATCATGGCCAACGCCCAATCCGCACACGGCCTCGATGTCCGCTACTTGGGAGCCCTGGGGCGCGACGCCATCCACCACGTCTTCCATGAATTCGCCGAAAAGACCCATGCGATTTCAATCGCCGATCCAGGCGTCACCCACGCCGCAGAATTTAACGACGGCAAGATCATGTTCGGCACAATGGCCAGCCTGGATGAGATCACCTACGAACGCTTGTGTGAACTGCCCGGCGAAGCGCAACTGATTCAGGTATTCAACGAGTCCGACCTAATCGCCATGGTCAACTGGACGATGATTCCCTTCCTCACCGACGTCTTCAATAGCTTCCTCGAAAAAGTGCTGCCTGCCTGCTCCCAGGATAAAGCACGCACCTTTTTCTTCGACCTCGCCGATCCCGAAAAGCGCTCCGAAGCCGACCTGCTGGAAGTGCTCAGCGTCTTTTCTAAGTTTGAAGCCTTTGGCAAAGTCATCCTCGGCCTCAACTTACGCGAGGCAGAACAAGTCGACGCGCTGCTCGGCTTCTCCCCCCTGCCCAATACACCGGAAAACCTCCAGACGATGGCCGCTCGCATCCGCGAAAAGCTCAAGCTCGACACGGTCGTCATCCATCCCGTCGCCGATGCGGCCTGCGCCACCGCCGAAGGCACCGCCTACGCCGCGGGTCCCTACTGCGAAAAGCCTAAAATCACCACTGGCGCCGGCGACCATTTTAACTCCGGCTTCGTCACCGCACGCCTTATCGGGCTATCTCCCGAAGCGGCACTCACCGTCGCAGTCGCCACTTCCGGCTTCTACGTGCGCACCGCAGTGAGCCCCTCACTCGACGACTTGGCAGAGTTTATAGCTACTTGGTAA
- the rho gene encoding transcription termination factor Rho produces the protein MSFDEENNDLPLGDTSTAADAAPRKRATKKAAKKAAKKAAKKAAKKATKKRAAKKSTARKAVDEAQADMFTPGEITPPVAKTVSETPKADSKPDSKPVAKEASEVAAKSAVESAPASKPTPEAVADDEVTFSSDIKIDQFEEKDAPDPAHAREPREKREPRGGRAPREKRDQQGGRDHKNRQSNSPESRGTDNGEGTKQPAQQGHSGQAPRQPHPNDRHKGGAKGNKFNKNNNNKRNKRGKNRWDKNKGRRGREEDTPIEFGDLLDWELLAKREDILALADELRSGGGEPLDYVRIYNLQLPELREEVAALDIKFSNAPNRDQLINAVVSHAGEKKAAILTTGVLELLEDEDGGLLVYERDSYRVKALSAYVPQAFIEHYGLQRGHIVKAQLQPHREGESCPVVVRIEEVMGRDPETLSEIVPFTERVPYYPTSRILMEADSEAKWDNLSMRVVDCLTPVGFGQRGLIVAPPRTGKTVLMQGMANSIQKNYPNAHLIILLIDERPEEVTDFRRQVSGEVISSTFDEAAESHVHAAEMVIEKARRMVEVGEDVIILLDSITRLARAYNTTMPSSGKILSGGVEANALQKPKRFFGSARNIEDGGSLTIIATALVETGSKMDEVIFEEFKGTGNMELHLDRGLSDKRIFPALSMDKSGTRKEELLYHPDEMLKIYSLRRAMKGLPSTDAMEMLIQRIKKTNTNAEFLMSVAR, from the coding sequence ATGAGCTTTGACGAAGAAAACAACGACCTCCCCTTGGGAGATACATCCACTGCTGCGGACGCGGCTCCTCGTAAGCGAGCGACTAAAAAAGCGGCTAAGAAAGCTGCCAAGAAGGCCGCTAAAAAGGCAGCGAAGAAGGCGACTAAGAAGCGCGCGGCTAAAAAGAGCACAGCCCGTAAGGCCGTGGATGAAGCGCAGGCTGATATGTTTACCCCGGGGGAAATTACACCTCCGGTAGCTAAGACCGTGAGCGAGACTCCGAAGGCGGACTCGAAGCCCGACTCGAAGCCGGTTGCTAAAGAGGCATCAGAGGTGGCTGCGAAGTCTGCTGTTGAGTCGGCTCCTGCGTCTAAGCCAACTCCTGAGGCCGTTGCCGATGATGAGGTGACTTTTAGTTCCGATATTAAAATCGATCAATTTGAAGAGAAAGATGCACCGGATCCAGCTCATGCGCGTGAGCCACGGGAGAAACGTGAACCACGTGGAGGACGTGCGCCGCGGGAGAAGCGTGATCAGCAGGGCGGTCGCGATCACAAGAATCGTCAGTCGAATTCGCCAGAGTCCCGTGGCACTGATAATGGAGAGGGCACAAAGCAGCCGGCACAGCAGGGGCATTCCGGGCAAGCGCCGCGTCAGCCGCATCCTAATGATCGTCACAAGGGAGGCGCGAAGGGGAACAAGTTTAATAAGAACAATAACAACAAGCGCAATAAGCGTGGTAAAAATCGCTGGGATAAGAATAAGGGGCGTCGTGGCCGCGAAGAAGATACGCCGATCGAGTTTGGCGATTTGCTGGATTGGGAACTTTTGGCCAAGCGCGAAGATATTTTGGCCTTGGCGGATGAGTTGCGTTCCGGGGGCGGCGAGCCGCTCGATTACGTGCGCATCTATAATTTACAACTGCCTGAGCTGCGTGAGGAAGTCGCGGCGCTCGATATTAAGTTTTCGAATGCGCCGAATCGTGACCAGTTGATTAACGCGGTGGTTTCGCATGCCGGGGAGAAAAAGGCGGCGATTTTGACGACTGGCGTTTTGGAGTTGTTGGAAGATGAGGACGGTGGGCTGTTGGTTTACGAGCGTGATAGCTACCGTGTCAAAGCCTTGAGTGCCTATGTGCCGCAGGCTTTTATTGAGCACTATGGCCTTCAGCGGGGGCATATTGTCAAGGCCCAGCTGCAGCCGCATCGTGAGGGTGAGTCTTGCCCGGTCGTTGTGCGCATCGAGGAAGTCATGGGGCGGGACCCCGAGACGCTTAGTGAGATTGTGCCATTTACTGAGCGTGTGCCATACTATCCGACCTCACGTATCCTGATGGAGGCCGATTCGGAGGCGAAGTGGGATAATTTGTCGATGCGGGTCGTGGATTGCCTGACGCCGGTCGGTTTTGGGCAGCGTGGTTTGATTGTTGCGCCGCCGCGCACGGGTAAGACTGTGCTAATGCAGGGGATGGCAAATTCGATTCAGAAGAATTATCCGAATGCTCATTTGATCATCCTTTTGATAGATGAGCGTCCTGAAGAAGTGACAGATTTTCGCCGTCAAGTAAGCGGTGAGGTGATCAGTTCTACTTTTGATGAGGCGGCTGAGAGTCACGTGCATGCGGCTGAAATGGTGATCGAAAAGGCGCGGCGTATGGTCGAAGTGGGGGAGGATGTGATTATTTTGCTCGATTCCATTACACGTTTAGCGCGTGCCTATAACACGACCATGCCGAGTAGCGGCAAGATTCTATCCGGTGGTGTCGAGGCCAACGCCTTGCAGAAACCGAAGCGTTTCTTCGGTTCGGCACGTAATATTGAGGATGGCGGCAGCCTCACGATCATTGCCACTGCACTGGTGGAAACCGGGAGTAAGATGGATGAGGTGATCTTCGAAGAGTTTAAAGGTACGGGCAATATGGAGCTCCATCTGGATCGCGGTCTTTCTGACAAGCGGATCTTCCCAGCGCTGAGTATGGATAAAAGTGGCACCCGAAAGGAAGAGTTGCTCTACCACCCCGACGAAATGCTTAAAATTTATTCATTGCGCAGAGCGATGAAAGGCTTACCTTCCACGGATGCTATGGAAATGCTCATTCAACGCATCAAGAAAACCAATACCAATGCGGAGTTCTTGATGAGTGTTGCGCGTTAA
- the tmk gene encoding dTMP kinase yields the protein MAGLFITFEGGEGCGKSTQIAALQQRLSAAGHTVVQTREPGGTSLGEAIRHLLQHDAAGEGMSPEAELLLFAASRAQHVRQLIAPAITAGQIVLCDRFLDSTTVYQGVARAIDSVKVDNINQFAIGSTRPDLTLLIDLPPEIGLARVHKRSDGQLDRMEQEAIEFFQAVRQGYLALAAAEPQRFHVLDGSQSIQSLQDEIWELVQNKLSASAPL from the coding sequence ATGGCGGGGCTATTTATTACATTCGAAGGCGGCGAAGGCTGTGGCAAATCCACTCAAATCGCCGCGCTGCAGCAACGCCTCAGCGCAGCAGGCCACACAGTCGTCCAGACTCGTGAGCCCGGCGGCACCTCACTCGGCGAAGCGATCCGCCACCTACTCCAGCACGACGCAGCCGGCGAGGGCATGTCGCCCGAGGCGGAACTGCTACTATTTGCCGCCAGTCGCGCCCAACACGTACGTCAACTAATCGCACCTGCGATCACCGCCGGCCAAATCGTGCTCTGCGATCGTTTCCTAGATTCGACAACGGTCTACCAAGGCGTAGCCCGCGCGATTGATTCCGTGAAAGTCGATAACATTAATCAATTCGCGATCGGCAGCACCCGCCCCGACCTAACCCTACTCATCGACCTGCCCCCCGAGATCGGCCTCGCTCGGGTGCACAAGCGCAGCGATGGGCAGCTCGACCGCATGGAGCAAGAAGCCATCGAGTTCTTTCAAGCCGTCCGCCAAGGCTACCTAGCACTCGCCGCCGCCGAACCTCAACGCTTCCATGTGCTCGACGGCAGCCAAAGCATCCAGTCCCTACAAGACGAGATCTGGGAGCTGGTGCAAAACAAGCTAAGCGCAAGCGCTCCTTTGTGA
- a CDS encoding helix-hairpin-helix domain-containing protein → MLITLLCIFSLVLTTRAADQVEGTWEVLGGCRLVSAPFNDGDSFLVKYGDEQYTFRLYYVDAPETSETYIDRVRAQARYFSIPEESVTETGKLASTFTKNFLRGEFTVITKWEDARGSSRNKRYYALVQKGDKDLSLELIRAGLARLYGMPTKDRWPGGLTPRTFLSRLKNNEREAQREEDGIWALATGSMQMSGLEALHSSSEADAGTEFSAGSGPSLGGLPLKDRININTATSEELQELPGIGKAYAARIMAARPIQSIESLVQIPGITANTLAGFSHMIITEDPPPPAFTVEFYTADIDQYLDTEVTVHIASVRPSDTASPETFRSVILETAYQGESGGTITAYIPDEFYDSFINYYREPGREFKGLLYSRDGEIVMVYVRK, encoded by the coding sequence ATGCTCATTACACTGCTATGTATTTTCTCGCTGGTTCTCACCACGCGAGCAGCGGATCAAGTCGAAGGTACCTGGGAGGTGCTGGGGGGCTGCCGGCTCGTCAGTGCACCCTTTAACGACGGCGACAGTTTTCTAGTTAAATACGGCGATGAGCAATACACCTTCCGCCTCTACTACGTAGACGCTCCCGAGACTTCCGAAACTTATATCGATCGGGTGCGCGCGCAAGCTCGCTACTTTTCCATTCCCGAAGAATCCGTGACCGAGACTGGTAAGTTGGCCAGCACCTTCACCAAGAATTTCCTGAGGGGCGAATTTACCGTCATCACCAAATGGGAGGACGCCCGCGGAAGCAGTCGCAACAAGCGCTATTACGCACTGGTGCAAAAAGGTGATAAGGATCTCTCGCTCGAGCTCATTCGAGCAGGCTTGGCACGCCTCTACGGCATGCCCACCAAAGATCGCTGGCCCGGCGGCCTCACCCCCCGCACCTTTCTCAGTCGCCTAAAAAACAACGAACGAGAGGCACAACGCGAAGAGGATGGCATCTGGGCACTCGCCACCGGCTCCATGCAAATGTCCGGCCTGGAAGCACTCCATAGCAGCAGCGAAGCAGATGCAGGCACCGAGTTTTCCGCAGGCAGTGGCCCAAGTCTGGGTGGCCTGCCACTCAAAGATCGCATTAATATCAACACCGCCACCAGTGAAGAACTTCAGGAACTACCCGGCATCGGGAAAGCCTACGCCGCCCGGATCATGGCTGCCCGCCCCATCCAGAGCATCGAGTCGCTGGTGCAGATTCCCGGCATCACTGCCAATACCTTGGCTGGCTTCAGCCACATGATCATCACCGAAGATCCCCCCCCACCCGCTTTCACTGTCGAATTCTACACGGCCGATATCGATCAATACCTCGACACAGAAGTCACCGTGCACATCGCCTCGGTGCGCCCCAGCGACACCGCGAGTCCCGAGACCTTTCGATCCGTCATCCTTGAAACCGCCTACCAAGGCGAAAGCGGCGGCACAATCACCGCCTATATCCCAGACGAATTCTACGATTCCTTTATCAACTATTACCGCGAGCCAGGCCGTGAGTTTAAAGGCCTGCTCTACTCACGCGACGGCGAAATCGTAATGGTTTACGTACGCAAATGA